The sequence GAATTGGCTTTCTTTCTCTGTGGAACATGTTTGATGAATTCTGTTTTCTTCTTCATTGACAGCTCCCAAAAGAATTTCTTCCAACACTTTGCTAATGATTTGTAGTTCGATCGAGTCACTTGAGCAGGAGGTTGTGATTCTTGAGACATTATAGGGATAGATATAATGTCTGCTTACTATTCAAATTTGTCCAATCAAAGAGAGGTTTTGCCAATGTCCTTTTTGCCAGACCAGAAATTTGATTCTTATCACTCAGCTGGTCTTTCGGATAGTTCAATTCACCTTAACCAGCATTCTTCTACGGTCTCATACTCGGAATTGCCTGCTCAGAGTTATGGTGAAGTTCAAACAATAAGAGGCAAAGATGAGATGCTGTTCATTCCACCAACCAGTGAATCGGGAAGTATGCAACCAattggtaggtcagtgaatgctGCACCCAATTTTTTGGATAATTCAGTTATGATGGATCCCCGTTCTTTTCCAACGAAACAGCTTTTTGTGCCCAACATTGAACAAAGCCTTCAAAATCAAGGACTATCTCTTAGTTTGGGTACGCAAGTTCCACCTTCGCTTCATGTGTATTCGTATCAAGATGACTATACAAATTCGAGTCTATCTTCTTTGGTGGGTACTCATGTTTTGCACTCAGAGCAGGGATCTGAAGACAAGGAATCTAAAGTTGCCGAGTACTTGTCATTTGATTTAGCTAGAGGAACTAGAGCTGCTAATAACCCCCAAAACTCCATGAGCCTGAGAAATATGAATTCTGGTGCACATTCCATTTACAACTCTAAAAATCTAAAGGCTGCTCAAGATTTGCTTGATGAAGTAGTTAATGTTCAGGAAGCACTGAAACAATCAGATAGACTACGTAACTTCAATTTGCTCGGGCAAGATCGTTCTGAAGAGGCTGATCTCAAATCTAGTTGTTCTGCCTCTGGTATATCTGGTGAtcaaaataattcaattaaagGTGAACTTTCACCTGCTGAGCGACATGATCTCGAGAGCAAGAtgactaaactcttttccatgtTGGATGAGGTAAAGTTGGATTTCTCCTGACTCATTTTAAGGGATACTTTTTGCTAAGACAGGATGCATTTGTTGCTTGTAATGTCTTTAGATACATGGAGTAGCAGTAGACCTTAGTGATATTGTTAAGACCGACTGTTGTACGCATTATTTTCCAACATGCTGACTCAGACTAAGCTGAAACTCTTTTCCATATCGAGTAGGAGTAGTAAGTACTAGTCCAAGAAATCCATGTCCAAGGTGATTTCTATTTGTATTTAGTTGTGAAATGATCTGTGCAAAGCTACACTGCCTAGGGGAAATGAACTTAGAATTTCCTTGCTCTCTAGACCAGAACACAAGTTATTAGATTTTCATTCTTAGTGACAACTGAGTTTCtacattttttttcctttgtatTCCTCACCTATAAAAATTTTAGCATTCGATTGAATTTCACAATTAGGATGTTCCTATAATACCCTTTGCTCCTCCTAAATAATCATAAAGCATTTGCATTCTCTGAGATTTTGCAGAAGATTTTAGCTGTATCTTTTGTTGCCAAGTACTTCGCTGAAAATTGTTGTTCTTTGACAGATGTCGAACATAGAGCACATCCAAAGTCATTGCTTTTGTGCTCTGCAAGTCCTTTTTTACTTGAAACAACTCTACTGGCATTAGTCTTTAGAAGAATTTAAACTCCGAACTGATGGTTCTTTTGTTAAGAGGATTTGTTTTCTGTAATTTTACTTAAACCGGGAGAAGAAATTTTGAGAACCTGAATTTTTTCTATCCCATTCTTGAAATCATACACAGGTTTTGTTTCAAAGTCTCCCTTTGTTGTGCTACTCAAATGCTTGTTATGCCAATTCTTGGACTAATTCAGTTTCCACTTGACGCCTATCTTTTATATGCTATTAACAGATTACACGTAAAAGTTATCTAAAGCTTTCTTGTGAAttgtgattttttttgtttttgtaggTGGATAGGAGATACAAAGAATATTACCAGCAGATGCAAGCAGTGGTATCTTCATTTGAGATGGTTGCTGGACTTGGTGCAGCTAAACCATACACATCACTTGCCCTTAAAACCATATCCCGCCAGTTCCGCTGCTTGAGGGACGCAATCAAGAAGCAGATTCAAGTTACTCGTCGAAGCTTGGGGGAGCAAGGTGATAGTCAAGGGGAAAGATTATATCGTCTCCGTTATGTGGATCAGCAACTGAGGCAGCAAAGGTCCCTTCAGCAATTTGGTATGATGCGCCAGCCTTGGAGGCCACAGAGGGGCTTGCCGGAGACTGCTGTTTCAGTCCTTCGTGCTTGGCTTTTCGAACATTTCCTCCATCCGTATGTTTCTCTCACTCCTCTTTTCCTGTGACTTTTGTGCTATGTAGCACCTAGGACCAGTTAACATGCATTCTGATTCATTTTGATCGTCTTGTTTCTTCAGCTACCCAAAAGATTCTGAGAAAATCATGCTGGCAAGACAGACGGGTTTAACAAGAAGTCAGGTATGCTAATCCATAGCTATTCCGCTTTGATTAGCACCCTTCATTTTTGTATGGAATCAAGTGAATTAACTTACTCTTTTCCAATTACACACTATAGAAGACCTGAGACAACCTTATCTCCATGTATCTGTATCTCTTATTTGTTAGTTCTGTGTTTAACTTAGCATTAGTTTCAGACAACGTCATAGTGCTTAAGCCATAGCCAGCTATCTAACTAACAAAACTCGTGCTTGAGTTAGGTGGCGAACTGGTTCATAAATGCTCGGGTGCGCCTCTGGAAGCCCATGATTGAAGATATGTACAAGGAGGAGTTTGGTGAGGCGGAAGCAGGATCTGGAGCTTCACCAGACCGTGCTCCAGAAGAGTCCAAAGAAAAGTCAATAGCTGAGAACACAGGAGAAGAGATTCCTGAAAGCTTTACTACACCAGCTGTTAATTGCAGTCATCTTGACCCCTCTGATGAGTCAAGTAATGTTGTTACCAATGTACAAAATAATTCATTCATAACCAAATTTAGTTTTCAAGACGGTGCTTATGAACATGAGAAGATTGATGCTGTCAATACATACCACGCCTCCATGTTAGGTGATATAATGGGAAATCAAGTATCACTCGCTCTACGTCTACAAAACAGTCAAATTGATCAGCAGCCAATATCTGGTAGGACACAGTTAGCGGAAGATGACAAGACAGGATCGACTCTGGACATTAGCAAAGGAGAATATTATTACATCGACCCAGTAAACCAGCAAGAGAGGTTTTCAGGGCCTCATCTGCTATCCGATTTTGTAGCATAATGGTTTCTTGCATATATTGGTTATAAGATCTTTTTTGCCAGTTATTGTATCACTGAGAATTTGGGTTACCAAATATGTGAATATACCAATGGATAATCCGTCTGTATAATAGTGAGGAGATTGTGAATAGTTTAGACTTAGAATCCTCAGGTGATATACATATATGTAATTTTGTGCTTGAATATGAGAATAAAGATCGCATAGAATTTGAAATTAGTAAGTCTCTCTTCCACCATTTTACAGCTAGTTTATGGAACCTTTATAATATTCTAAGATACCAATGACTTTCCTTTAGGGTTGGTTAATGTCTTGCTCTGGGACATTGAAGATATGCCTGAAGGATTCCTAAAGCTAACAGCAGATGAAAATATGGCAAAAGCACTAGACTTGGATGTGAACATAGTTTATGGCATTGGGCATTTTCTTCATCATTCTTTGTTTAACTGTCTGTGGTtattgaaggggagccttggagcaacggtaaaattGTCTCCGTgcgacctataggtcacgggctcgagccgtggaatcagccactaatgcttgcatcgGCTGGCTACATCACACCCCCTTGGGATGCGGTTTTCCCCGGACCCTGCGTGGACACGGGATGGCAAAGCATCTCGGGCTGCCCTTTTCTTTTTGCTCAATGGTTATGGtgaagggcagcccggtgcactaagctccttcTATATGtgcagggttcggggaaggatcGGACTGCAAGTGtatattgtacgcagccttaccctacgcaaccttaccctgcatttctgcaaaagactgtttccacggcttgaacccgtgaccttctggtcacatgacaacaactttaacAGTTACGCTAGGGCTCCCTTCACAATGGTTATGGTGCATGACATAAAAAAGTAATCCAATATTCTCTGTATATAAATATATTACGGATGCATAATGCATTATGGATGTTAATTTGCAGCAGCTACTAAGCTAGTTGTACACTTCAATCTATCCACACCCAACATATGATTCacatatcttttttctttttccttttcttttttggatGGGGGTGAGGGTGGGGGTGGGGGAGGGAGAGGTTCGTGTCAAGACATCAACTACATCAGAGTTCTCTAGCAAGGGTGAAATGGACAAGAGACAATCTTCCTCGTGATCAATTCAAAGTGCTTCTCGTTGATCAAATACATATCATCCTTCATTCAAGAAACACGCTGTTTCACTTCTCGAATCAAGTCGAGCAACTTAGGACACAAGAGTTAAGAGATACTTGGAATTGCATTCGAGCATTCACCAACAAAGTAATTTTTtctcatatttatttatttatttatttattatatcagACATTGTTAAAAGGGTGTGGCTGAACACTCAGTTAGTCTAGGTTTTGATGATTCATAAATGATAGAAGCATGAGGTCTGAGTTTAAGATTGACAATCTTTAATGCTCAGAACACTGTAACATTTGATTTCTATTCTGTACATTACTCTGTGTAGTGTGGGAAGGACAATGAAGCATTCATTTTGTGCTATAGAGTTTTGTGTCTCTTTTCTTTCTAGTGTAACTTGCAATTATGATTCAAAGGGGTAAAAAGTGAATTATCTTTTGATTGATGTTAAAAGCAGAACCTTCTCTGCTGATAAATTCATTCAGATA is a genomic window of Nicotiana tabacum cultivar K326 chromosome 16, ASM71507v2, whole genome shotgun sequence containing:
- the LOC107769764 gene encoding BEL1-like homeodomain protein 7, encoding MSAYYSNLSNQREVLPMSFLPDQKFDSYHSAGLSDSSIHLNQHSSTVSYSELPAQSYGEVQTIRGKDEMLFIPPTSESGSMQPIGRSVNAAPNFLDNSVMMDPRSFPTKQLFVPNIEQSLQNQGLSLSLGTQVPPSLHVYSYQDDYTNSSLSSLVGTHVLHSEQGSEDKESKVAEYLSFDLARGTRAANNPQNSMSLRNMNSGAHSIYNSKNLKAAQDLLDEVVNVQEALKQSDRLRNFNLLGQDRSEEADLKSSCSASGISGDQNNSIKGELSPAERHDLESKMTKLFSMLDEVDRRYKEYYQQMQAVVSSFEMVAGLGAAKPYTSLALKTISRQFRCLRDAIKKQIQVTRRSLGEQGDSQGERLYRLRYVDQQLRQQRSLQQFGMMRQPWRPQRGLPETAVSVLRAWLFEHFLHPYPKDSEKIMLARQTGLTRSQVANWFINARVRLWKPMIEDMYKEEFGEAEAGSGASPDRAPEESKEKSIAENTGEEIPESFTTPAVNCSHLDPSDESSNVVTNVQNNSFITKFSFQDGAYEHEKIDAVNTYHASMLGDIMGNQVSLALRLQNSQIDQQPISGRTQLAEDDKTGSTLDISKGEYYYIDPVNQQERFSGPHLLSDFVA